The following are encoded in a window of Bordetella genomosp. 10 genomic DNA:
- a CDS encoding LLM class flavin-dependent oxidoreductase: MPKRSHIHLGAFPLDVGHHIAAWRHPDVPADGGSTLSFYRSLAQTAERGTLDMIFFGDQMAAQYPDDETVGRTSRVTRLEPTTLLAALAASTSHLGLVGTVSTSYFEPFHVARKFASLDQLSGGRSGWNVVTSFNDREAQNFNQQTVRSHAQRYERAQEFVDVVQALWDSWEEDAFLRDKASGLFFDPNKLHVQEHRGTYFTTRGPLNIPRSPQGQPVIVQAGSSSDGRHFAATRAEVVFTAQPSLEAARAFYADVKAQAAATGRDPAHLKIMPGVMTFIGATAAEAREKYERLQDLIEPEVGWIVLKRHLGIDVSHLGPDSPFPQLALTPDFPSRQKLLIDMAVKERLTVRQFYQKVVGARGHLLAIGTAAQVADQMEAWVDGDGADGFNLMLPWLPAALDDVVDQLVPELRRRGRFRHAYRGKTLRDHLGLPIPANLNLPQPLEQELP, from the coding sequence ATGCCTAAACGTTCGCATATCCATCTCGGCGCCTTTCCCCTGGATGTCGGCCACCACATCGCCGCCTGGCGGCACCCGGATGTTCCTGCCGACGGCGGGTCCACGCTCTCTTTCTATCGAAGCCTGGCACAGACGGCGGAGCGCGGCACGCTGGACATGATCTTCTTCGGTGACCAGATGGCGGCACAATATCCGGACGACGAAACGGTCGGGCGGACGTCGCGCGTCACCCGCCTGGAGCCCACGACCTTGCTGGCCGCGCTGGCCGCCAGTACGTCTCACCTGGGCCTGGTCGGCACGGTGTCGACCAGCTACTTCGAACCGTTTCACGTAGCCCGCAAGTTCGCCAGCCTGGATCAGTTGAGTGGCGGCCGGTCTGGCTGGAACGTGGTAACGTCCTTCAACGACCGCGAAGCCCAGAACTTCAATCAGCAAACCGTGCGAAGCCATGCCCAGCGATACGAACGGGCCCAGGAGTTCGTCGACGTGGTGCAGGCCCTGTGGGACAGCTGGGAGGAAGACGCGTTCCTGCGCGACAAAGCCAGTGGCCTGTTCTTCGATCCAAACAAGCTTCATGTGCAGGAACATCGCGGCACGTATTTCACAACGCGTGGCCCTTTGAACATCCCGCGCTCGCCGCAGGGCCAGCCGGTCATCGTGCAGGCAGGGTCGTCGAGCGACGGACGCCACTTTGCTGCCACACGGGCTGAAGTGGTCTTCACCGCACAGCCCAGCCTGGAAGCCGCGCGAGCGTTCTACGCCGACGTCAAGGCACAGGCGGCGGCTACCGGGCGTGATCCGGCGCACCTGAAGATCATGCCTGGCGTCATGACGTTCATCGGCGCCACAGCTGCGGAAGCACGCGAAAAATACGAGCGACTGCAGGACCTGATCGAACCCGAAGTGGGTTGGATCGTCCTGAAGCGGCATCTCGGCATCGACGTGTCGCATCTGGGCCCGGACAGCCCTTTCCCGCAGCTGGCCCTCACCCCCGACTTCCCCAGCCGCCAGAAGCTGCTGATCGACATGGCCGTCAAGGAGCGGCTTACCGTCCGCCAGTTCTACCAGAAGGTTGTCGGCGCCCGCGGGCACCTGCTTGCCATCGGCACGGCGGCCCAGGTCGCCGATCAGATGGAAGCCTGGGTGGACGGTGACGGCGCCGACGGGTTCAACCTGATGCTGCCATGGCTGCCCGCCGCGCTCGACGATGTCGTGGACCAGTTGGTGCCGGAATTGCGGCGGCGCGGCCGTTTCCGGCATGCCTATCGAGGAAAGACCCTACGTGACCACCTTGGCCTTCCCATCCCCGCCAACCTCAATCTGCCCCAGCCTTTAGAACAGGAGCTTCCATGA
- a CDS encoding acyl-CoA dehydrogenase family protein codes for MNFDYTPKQQAIYNTVGELGRTRFAPRAAALEVGTASPVENLQDLVDAGYGAASLSEDLGGLGGGALGTDPLASLLVVEQTARYCPSTAQSIHIHYNASHRLEQIGSAEQVDRILGPVVHAGKFVNSTGSEPGRTARGLYNLQTVAEKVPGGWVVNGVKNYATLADAVHYHTLAAVAKDVPVPDGHLMLALPQGVEGLTIEPGSWNPIGMRGAFSPVLRLKDVFVPDRNQLGALGESAKGRWQAKSHLSFAAQYIGASEGLFDLLTAYLPNRGTAGDGYAQLRIGELRIAIDAARWLTYRAAWLWTRDSAAAELFSMNAKHQAIAAAVLAIDRGAQVAGSSALDADSDISRFIRDLRFQTLHENYDKTAATVGKFHLGQAYDVTARL; via the coding sequence ATGAACTTCGATTACACCCCCAAGCAGCAAGCTATCTACAACACCGTCGGCGAACTTGGCCGGACCCGTTTCGCGCCGCGCGCCGCCGCCTTGGAAGTGGGCACCGCCAGCCCCGTGGAAAACCTACAGGACCTGGTCGACGCTGGCTACGGCGCCGCATCCCTGAGCGAGGACTTGGGCGGCTTGGGTGGAGGTGCGCTCGGCACCGACCCGCTGGCGTCCCTCCTTGTCGTGGAGCAGACCGCACGCTATTGCCCGTCGACCGCACAGAGTATCCATATCCATTACAACGCTTCGCATCGTCTTGAGCAGATCGGCTCCGCGGAACAGGTGGACCGTATCCTCGGCCCCGTGGTGCATGCCGGCAAGTTCGTCAACTCCACCGGCAGCGAACCCGGCCGGACGGCGCGCGGCCTGTACAACCTGCAAACGGTGGCTGAGAAAGTGCCTGGCGGGTGGGTCGTCAACGGGGTCAAGAACTATGCGACGCTCGCCGATGCAGTTCATTACCATACCCTTGCGGCGGTCGCCAAGGACGTTCCCGTCCCGGACGGCCACCTTATGCTTGCCCTGCCCCAGGGCGTGGAAGGGCTGACCATAGAGCCCGGCTCGTGGAATCCGATCGGCATGCGTGGGGCGTTCAGCCCGGTCCTGCGCCTGAAAGACGTGTTCGTACCCGACCGGAATCAGCTCGGCGCCCTGGGCGAGTCGGCCAAGGGGAGATGGCAGGCAAAGAGCCACCTAAGCTTCGCGGCCCAGTACATAGGGGCGTCGGAAGGCCTGTTCGATTTGCTGACGGCCTATCTGCCCAACCGCGGCACGGCAGGCGACGGCTACGCCCAGCTGCGCATCGGCGAATTGCGTATCGCCATCGATGCGGCGCGCTGGCTCACCTACCGCGCCGCCTGGCTCTGGACCCGCGACAGCGCCGCCGCCGAACTGTTTTCCATGAACGCCAAGCATCAGGCCATCGCGGCAGCCGTGCTCGCCATCGACCGCGGCGCCCAAGTAGCCGGTTCCAGCGCACTGGACGCAGACAGCGACATCTCGCGGTTCATCCGTGACCTGAGATTCCAAACCCTGCACGAGAACTACGACAAGACCGCCGCCACAGTGGGCAAGTTTCATCTGGGCCAGGCCTACGACGTCACCGCGCGCCTCTGA
- a CDS encoding rhodanese-like domain-containing protein, whose translation MTQAFSIAAAELQRLLTESSEIALLDIREPGIFGEGHLLLSSNLPYSRLESEITRRVPRRGTRIVLVGEQENAAAASRRLAQLGYNNVSLLQGGTDGWVKAGFPLFPSIHVPSKAFAEFVEHTFHTPAVSARDLEAWRAGPKPPVILDGRTAEEFARYHVPGARHCANADLVLRFADFVQDPTVPVVVSCAGRTRGIMGAQSLISAGVPNPVYSLAGGTQGWKLAGLAVVNGAGEPAPAFSAAGIATGRQRARALADKAGIERINLALLEDWKRDPQRTTYVIDVRSPAEFSKARLPGTINVPGGQLVQTLDRWAVVRGARIVLVDDLAARADVTAYWLQQLGWLVVVLDDPELPEALRKDARADLPEPLASAPETLAPADAAPLLAANALVLDVRTSADYAQYRVRGAVWTNRSRLKAITPALDTASTVLIFGTNDDANRLAAIDLRESHPSLSIHSVAGGLAEWREAGLAVDDRKIDIPPALRIDHLFWLHQRHTGSEEHSRAYLAWEESLVGALGQPAAAGFRMQHTA comes from the coding sequence ATGACACAGGCCTTTTCAATCGCTGCTGCCGAACTGCAGCGTCTCTTGACCGAATCCAGCGAAATTGCCTTGCTGGACATCCGAGAACCCGGAATCTTCGGCGAAGGCCATCTGCTGCTCTCCAGCAATCTGCCCTACAGCCGCCTGGAAAGTGAAATCACGCGGCGTGTTCCTCGGCGCGGCACCCGTATCGTGCTCGTTGGCGAACAGGAAAACGCGGCGGCAGCGTCACGCAGGCTGGCGCAGCTGGGCTACAACAACGTGTCCCTGCTTCAAGGCGGGACCGATGGCTGGGTGAAGGCCGGCTTCCCGCTTTTTCCCAGCATCCATGTGCCCAGCAAGGCTTTCGCCGAGTTCGTCGAACACACCTTCCACACCCCTGCGGTAAGCGCGCGCGACCTGGAAGCCTGGCGCGCCGGCCCCAAGCCGCCGGTGATTCTGGACGGCCGCACGGCCGAAGAGTTCGCGCGCTACCACGTGCCAGGCGCGCGTCATTGCGCCAATGCCGACCTAGTGCTGCGATTCGCCGACTTCGTGCAGGACCCCACGGTGCCCGTGGTCGTCAGCTGCGCAGGACGCACACGCGGCATCATGGGAGCACAGTCGCTGATCAGCGCGGGCGTACCGAATCCGGTCTACTCCCTGGCGGGCGGCACGCAAGGATGGAAACTGGCCGGCTTGGCAGTGGTGAACGGCGCGGGCGAGCCGGCGCCCGCCTTCAGTGCGGCAGGCATCGCCACGGGGCGGCAGCGCGCTCGTGCCCTGGCCGACAAGGCCGGCATCGAACGGATCAACCTTGCATTGCTGGAGGACTGGAAGCGCGATCCGCAGCGAACGACCTACGTGATCGACGTGCGCAGCCCGGCGGAATTTTCGAAGGCCCGCCTGCCTGGCACCATCAACGTCCCCGGCGGCCAGTTGGTACAGACGCTGGACCGCTGGGCCGTCGTGCGAGGCGCGCGCATCGTACTGGTCGACGACCTGGCCGCGCGCGCCGACGTGACGGCGTACTGGCTTCAACAACTGGGCTGGCTGGTGGTCGTGCTCGACGACCCTGAATTGCCAGAAGCGCTGCGCAAGGACGCGAGGGCGGACCTTCCGGAACCGTTGGCCAGCGCTCCTGAAACGTTGGCGCCCGCCGACGCCGCACCACTGCTGGCGGCGAATGCGCTGGTGCTGGACGTCAGAACAAGCGCCGACTATGCCCAGTACCGCGTCAGGGGCGCCGTATGGACGAATCGTTCACGGCTGAAAGCCATTACACCGGCGTTGGACACGGCCAGCACGGTATTGATCTTCGGTACGAATGACGATGCGAACCGTCTCGCCGCCATCGACCTGCGAGAAAGCCACCCCAGCCTGTCCATCCATTCTGTAGCCGGCGGGCTCGCAGAATGGCGGGAAGCGGGCCTCGCCGTCGACGACAGAAAGATAGACATCCCGCCGGCATTGCGCATCGATCACCTGTTCTGGCTGCACCAGCGCCACACCGGCAGCGAGGAACACTCGCGTGCCTACCTGGCGTGGGAAGAAAGTCTGGTAGGTGCCCTGGGCCAGCCCGCCGCGGCTGGATTCCGCATGCAGCACACCGCCTGA
- a CDS encoding ABC transporter ATP-binding protein: protein MNILDIDNLHVCYRTARGTLHAVADVSLHVAPGETLGLVGESGCGKSSLGKAVMRLAHPDSGRIRILGQDITELKLRKLRPLRSQFQMVFQDPGGSLDPRQTVRRILSTPLRLTRPDLTRRAAAKRVDELLERVGLSSAVAERLPHEFSGGQRQRIAIARALAPEPKLVVCDEPVSALDVSLQAQILNLLGDLQSDLGVAYLFISHDLGVVQHLADRVAVMYLGRIVETGPRERIWRQPAHPYTRALIAAAPAITPAEERSAGARRGLLQGDLPDPYAPPQGCGFYTRCPIALPVCAVAPPAWTVLTQGHGVACHAVAAQGDPAASPSRVDGQVINFLRAPTQNLAPVRLETADLTHYSDD from the coding sequence ATGAACATCCTGGATATCGACAATCTGCATGTTTGCTATCGCACTGCAAGAGGTACGCTGCACGCGGTGGCGGACGTAAGCCTGCACGTTGCGCCGGGGGAAACGCTGGGGCTGGTCGGCGAGTCCGGTTGCGGCAAGTCGTCGCTAGGCAAGGCCGTGATGCGCCTGGCCCACCCTGACTCGGGGCGTATCCGCATCCTCGGCCAGGACATCACCGAACTCAAGCTCCGGAAACTGCGACCGTTGCGAAGCCAGTTCCAGATGGTCTTTCAGGACCCAGGCGGATCACTGGATCCGCGCCAGACGGTTCGGCGGATACTCAGCACGCCATTGCGCCTGACCAGGCCTGACCTGACCCGTCGCGCCGCCGCAAAACGGGTGGACGAATTGCTGGAGCGGGTCGGGCTGTCGAGCGCCGTGGCAGAGCGATTGCCGCATGAGTTCTCCGGCGGCCAGCGCCAGCGTATCGCCATTGCACGCGCGCTGGCTCCCGAGCCCAAGCTGGTGGTCTGCGACGAACCGGTGTCGGCCCTGGATGTGTCGCTACAGGCACAGATCCTTAACCTGCTGGGTGACCTTCAGAGTGATCTGGGCGTAGCGTACTTGTTTATCAGCCACGATCTTGGCGTCGTTCAGCATCTGGCCGACCGCGTAGCGGTGATGTATCTAGGCCGCATCGTAGAAACCGGTCCACGCGAGCGCATCTGGCGACAGCCCGCTCATCCTTACACGCGCGCCCTCATTGCCGCCGCGCCCGCTATCACGCCGGCAGAAGAGCGGAGCGCGGGGGCCAGACGGGGTCTGCTGCAGGGCGACCTGCCGGACCCTTATGCCCCGCCGCAGGGTTGCGGTTTCTACACCCGTTGTCCCATCGCGCTGCCGGTCTGCGCCGTCGCGCCACCCGCGTGGACGGTGCTGACGCAAGGACACGGTGTCGCGTGCCACGCCGTCGCGGCGCAGGGCGACCCCGCCGCCAGTCCTTCACGCGTCGACGGCCAGGTGATCAATTTCTTGCGTGCGCCCACACAAAACCTAGCACCGGTCCGCCTTGAAACCGCCGACCTCACCCACTACTCGGACGACTGA
- a CDS encoding ABC transporter ATP-binding protein, whose protein sequence is MNSPKLLQVDSLRVTFPGRPAPITVVDDVTFSVAAGETLAIVGESGCGKSMTALALTRLLPPRARVQGLIRFQDRELLALPDKDMRALRGSRLATIFQDPMAALNPVMTVGAQIAEAVRAHEKMNARTAWARAHALLDLVHIPQAARRLHDYPHRLSGGMRQRVAIAMALACRPALLIADEPTTALDVTIQAQIMALLTQLQRELGMALILITHDLGVVAETADRVIVMYAGRVVEQQSVQALFRAPAHPYTRLLVQARPQFDSGYMGTRRRLLEIPGAVPAPGTLDAGCAFVSRCDIAAASCHAAVPALRSLGTAGTGSAREVACHRAEEEASLQREIVG, encoded by the coding sequence ATGAACTCCCCGAAATTACTTCAGGTCGATAGCCTGCGCGTGACGTTTCCCGGCCGCCCCGCGCCGATCACGGTCGTCGATGATGTGACCTTCTCAGTGGCCGCTGGCGAGACGCTGGCGATCGTTGGGGAATCCGGCTGCGGCAAATCCATGACGGCATTGGCGCTGACCCGCCTGCTGCCGCCGCGCGCACGCGTGCAAGGCCTGATTCGTTTCCAGGATCGCGAGCTGCTGGCGTTGCCGGACAAAGACATGCGCGCGCTGCGCGGTTCCCGCCTAGCAACCATATTCCAGGACCCCATGGCTGCGCTGAATCCGGTCATGACGGTAGGCGCGCAAATCGCCGAAGCGGTGCGCGCCCACGAAAAAATGAATGCCAGGACGGCGTGGGCGCGTGCTCACGCCCTGCTCGATCTGGTCCACATCCCGCAAGCCGCTCGGCGCCTGCATGATTACCCACACCGGCTCTCCGGCGGCATGCGCCAGCGTGTCGCCATCGCCATGGCGCTTGCCTGCCGCCCCGCTCTGTTGATCGCCGACGAACCCACCACTGCGCTGGACGTCACGATCCAGGCGCAGATCATGGCTTTGCTGACCCAGCTCCAACGCGAGTTGGGCATGGCTCTCATCCTGATCACGCATGATCTTGGCGTCGTCGCGGAAACCGCGGACCGGGTGATCGTGATGTATGCGGGGCGGGTCGTCGAGCAGCAGTCGGTCCAGGCGCTTTTCCGAGCACCAGCGCACCCGTACACACGACTGCTCGTGCAGGCACGCCCACAGTTCGACAGTGGATACATGGGAACGCGCCGTCGCTTGCTCGAGATCCCGGGCGCGGTTCCGGCGCCCGGCACGCTAGACGCCGGCTGCGCCTTCGTCAGCCGTTGTGATATTGCCGCCGCGTCCTGCCATGCGGCGGTCCCGGCGCTGCGTAGCCTGGGCACCGCTGGCACTGGCAGCGCGCGCGAGGTTGCCTGCCATCGCGCCGAGGAAGAAGCTTCCTTGCAGCGGGAGATAGTCGGATGA
- a CDS encoding ABC transporter permease codes for MSADNRLSRRILRSPAAVSGLLMVAFVVLSALSAAWAYPGDPRDMAGPATLWPGARAAFPLGTDMLGRDMAAALMHGARQSLLVAFGASTLALALGIVLGVVSGYFGGHVDDALMRFTEIFLTMPTLLFAIAVVIILGPSEASIALALGLTAWPQIARLVRAEALRIRGHDYVNAAVTMGMGHLGIIVRHILPNSLVPVMVAASELIASVILAEAALSFLGLGDTDAMSWGSMIGDARQVLRTAWYMTAEPGLAIFFTVMAFTLLGNGLNDVFNPKARLR; via the coding sequence ATGAGCGCCGACAACCGGCTGTCCCGCCGCATCCTGCGCTCGCCTGCCGCAGTCTCGGGCTTGCTTATGGTCGCCTTCGTGGTGCTGAGCGCGTTGAGCGCGGCCTGGGCCTATCCGGGCGACCCGCGCGACATGGCCGGGCCCGCCACCCTCTGGCCTGGCGCCCGCGCGGCCTTCCCCCTGGGCACTGACATGCTGGGCCGGGATATGGCGGCCGCGCTGATGCACGGTGCGCGTCAATCGCTGCTGGTCGCTTTCGGCGCGTCGACGTTGGCCTTGGCGCTGGGCATCGTCCTTGGCGTGGTCAGCGGCTACTTTGGCGGGCATGTCGATGACGCACTGATGCGCTTCACCGAAATCTTCCTGACGATGCCGACGCTGTTGTTCGCTATCGCCGTCGTCATCATTCTAGGGCCCTCCGAAGCCAGCATCGCCCTGGCGCTTGGGCTGACGGCCTGGCCGCAGATCGCGCGGCTGGTGCGCGCCGAAGCACTGCGCATTCGTGGCCACGACTATGTCAATGCGGCGGTCACGATGGGAATGGGTCATCTTGGCATCATCGTGCGCCACATCCTGCCCAACAGCCTGGTGCCGGTGATGGTGGCCGCGTCCGAGCTGATCGCGTCGGTCATCCTGGCGGAAGCCGCGCTGTCATTCCTGGGCTTGGGCGACACGGACGCGATGTCCTGGGGCAGCATGATAGGCGACGCCCGCCAGGTACTGCGCACCGCCTGGTACATGACCGCCGAACCCGGGCTGGCGATCTTCTTCACGGTCATGGCATTTACCTTGCTGGGCAATGGCCTGAATGATGTCTTCAACCCCAAGGCACGCCTGCGATGA
- a CDS encoding ABC transporter permease gives MNTVILPKADMAYRGVRPVWRRLFYRLLQVVPTVFVIVLVSFALMKAAPGDLVDVMAGESGGATAEYMQEMRELYGLDAPIQKQFLTFMNRVIHLDLGYSFRDSMPVSTLIAGALPATLLLSLSALAFALIVGVALGVLSARYRGTALDTGITVFSSIGFATPLFWIGLMFIVFFGVKLRWLPVAGFSTVGADYANTWQYIKDVGMHLVLPALSLGIYYLALYVRLTRSAMLDILDLDFVRTARAKGLTERRVLLRHVLRNALLPIVTITGLHLGGLFSGTVVIETVFGWPGLGRLAYDAVGARDLNLFLSIFLCSSVLVISMNLAVDFLYAVLDPRIEVAR, from the coding sequence ATGAATACCGTCATCCTACCGAAGGCCGACATGGCCTACCGCGGCGTCCGTCCCGTGTGGCGGCGCCTCTTTTACCGTCTGCTGCAGGTCGTCCCAACCGTCTTCGTCATCGTGCTGGTTTCGTTCGCGCTGATGAAAGCCGCGCCGGGGGACCTCGTCGACGTGATGGCGGGCGAGTCCGGCGGCGCAACCGCGGAGTACATGCAGGAGATGCGCGAACTCTATGGCCTGGACGCGCCGATCCAGAAGCAGTTCCTCACCTTCATGAATCGCGTCATCCATCTTGATCTCGGCTACTCCTTCCGTGACAGCATGCCTGTCTCCACCCTGATCGCCGGCGCCCTTCCTGCCACACTGTTGCTGTCGCTCAGTGCGCTGGCGTTCGCGTTGATCGTCGGGGTCGCACTTGGCGTTCTCAGCGCGCGCTATCGGGGAACAGCGTTGGACACGGGCATCACCGTGTTTTCAAGCATAGGCTTCGCGACGCCCCTGTTCTGGATCGGGCTGATGTTCATCGTCTTCTTCGGCGTGAAGCTGCGCTGGCTGCCGGTCGCCGGATTCAGCACCGTAGGCGCGGACTATGCCAACACCTGGCAATACATCAAGGATGTCGGAATGCATCTGGTGTTGCCCGCGCTGTCGCTGGGCATCTATTACCTTGCCCTCTACGTCAGGCTCACCCGCTCGGCCATGCTCGACATCCTGGATCTCGACTTCGTCCGCACCGCGCGCGCCAAAGGCCTTACCGAGCGGCGCGTGCTGCTGCGCCACGTGCTGCGCAACGCCCTGCTGCCCATCGTCACGATCACCGGCTTGCACCTTGGCGGCCTGTTCAGCGGCACGGTCGTCATCGAAACCGTATTCGGCTGGCCTGGCCTGGGAAGGTTGGCCTACGATGCGGTGGGCGCCCGCGACCTCAACCTGTTCCTGTCGATTTTTCTTTGTAGCTCGGTGCTCGTCATCAGCATGAACCTGGCGGTGGACTTTCTCTACGCCGTCCTGGATCCCCGGATCGAGGTGGCCCGATGA
- a CDS encoding LysR family transcriptional regulator: MELRHLRYFVAVAEEEHVTRAARRLGMQQPPLTQQIQALEAELGVPLFERRPRSIQLNEAGRAFLEDARRLLQDADAAVSRIQRYAQAADAVLRIGMTTTSALHHRTRALLRAFRGQRPEVVLQLEEGAAADLLGGLERGEHDVVLIRGPGPEVSTFATQWLSEDDLMVAVPAQHPIAHSDGIDLGDLRHEDLILYRQGGYMGLSSRLMATFERQGIQPRVGAEARRLLSAVNMVATGMGITVVPRSLEALRIDSVIYLPLQTQPVDRAPVTMIYRRTDCHPLLHEFLDVGERVARSIGPARDVPLEA; encoded by the coding sequence GTGGAGTTACGCCATCTCCGGTACTTCGTGGCCGTGGCGGAAGAAGAGCACGTCACGCGCGCCGCGCGCCGCCTGGGCATGCAGCAGCCGCCATTGACGCAGCAAATCCAGGCGCTGGAGGCCGAACTGGGGGTGCCGTTGTTCGAACGTCGGCCAAGAAGCATCCAGCTCAACGAAGCCGGCCGTGCCTTTCTGGAAGATGCGCGCCGCCTGCTGCAGGACGCGGATGCCGCAGTCTCGCGGATTCAGCGTTACGCGCAGGCGGCCGATGCCGTGCTGCGCATCGGCATGACCACGACGTCGGCGCTTCACCATCGTACACGCGCGCTGCTGCGGGCGTTTCGTGGACAAAGACCCGAGGTGGTGCTGCAACTGGAAGAGGGGGCAGCGGCGGATCTCCTTGGCGGCCTTGAACGTGGCGAGCATGATGTCGTATTGATACGCGGTCCCGGGCCCGAAGTGTCGACGTTTGCCACCCAGTGGCTCAGCGAAGACGATCTTATGGTGGCCGTGCCGGCACAGCATCCCATCGCTCATTCCGATGGGATCGATCTCGGCGATTTGCGCCACGAGGATCTCATTCTTTATCGGCAGGGTGGCTACATGGGACTTTCCAGCCGCCTCATGGCGACCTTCGAGCGCCAAGGCATACAGCCGCGCGTGGGTGCAGAGGCGCGCAGGTTGCTATCGGCGGTGAATATGGTTGCGACCGGAATGGGTATCACGGTGGTGCCGCGGTCGCTCGAGGCGCTGCGGATAGACTCGGTGATCTACCTGCCGCTGCAGACGCAACCCGTGGACCGCGCGCCCGTCACGATGATTTATCGCCGCACCGATTGCCATCCGTTGTTGCACGAGTTTCTCGATGTCGGTGAACGGGTTGCGCGCAGCATCGGCCCCGCCAGGGACGTGCCCCTGGAAGCCTGA
- a CDS encoding porin produces MKRYTLALGLTTISLATPSFAATSSVTLYGIVDAGYQSFRIKGEGSSQDLVSGGESGSRWGLRGSEDLGDGLKANYQLESGFDSANGQSTQNNRLFGRASWVGLSGSWGELRAGRQTLAATDYTGVYSPFGTSFKLAGGGSSVNSNTTPRADNSLKYISPAFNNLQAAVSYAFDGHLAQNTDGRTNPYFNNGSDRILSVVTRYRASTWQLVSYYQAAFLQDNTYSSGVHQDVRPREYGVGGTVNVGPVTLHGAFAQHRDAYINGILPNNTGQTAVFRGGLVNGYTLGVSAKLGTGTVLAQYQLSDPNRGVRRNDQPGHTQRIYSLGYSYPLSKRTNLYTYVSYLDGAWFDSATTGVSARDWSATQFLIGMRHSF; encoded by the coding sequence ATGAAACGCTACACGCTCGCATTAGGTCTGACAACGATATCCCTGGCCACCCCCTCATTCGCCGCAACCAGCTCGGTCACGCTATACGGCATCGTTGACGCAGGCTATCAATCGTTTCGTATAAAGGGCGAAGGCAGCTCACAAGACCTAGTGAGCGGCGGCGAATCCGGCTCACGCTGGGGCCTACGCGGGTCGGAGGATCTGGGCGACGGCCTGAAGGCGAACTACCAGCTTGAAAGCGGATTCGACAGCGCCAATGGACAGTCCACGCAGAACAACCGGCTGTTCGGCCGCGCGTCCTGGGTCGGCCTGAGCGGTTCCTGGGGCGAACTACGCGCCGGCCGGCAGACGTTGGCGGCCACCGACTACACGGGCGTCTACAGCCCATTTGGAACCAGTTTCAAACTGGCCGGCGGGGGCAGTTCCGTGAACAGCAACACTACACCCCGCGCCGATAACTCATTGAAGTACATCAGCCCTGCATTCAACAACCTGCAAGCCGCCGTCAGCTATGCCTTCGACGGTCATCTGGCGCAGAATACCGACGGGAGGACGAATCCCTATTTCAACAACGGCAGCGACCGCATTCTTAGCGTCGTGACACGCTACCGGGCCTCCACCTGGCAGCTGGTCAGCTACTATCAGGCGGCCTTTCTCCAGGATAATACGTACTCATCCGGCGTACACCAGGATGTGCGGCCGCGTGAGTACGGCGTCGGCGGCACCGTCAATGTGGGTCCCGTCACCCTGCATGGAGCGTTCGCCCAGCACCGTGACGCCTACATCAACGGCATACTCCCGAACAACACCGGACAAACGGCCGTCTTCCGCGGCGGCTTGGTCAACGGCTATACCCTGGGGGTCTCCGCAAAGCTTGGCACGGGCACAGTGCTCGCGCAGTACCAGCTGAGCGACCCGAACCGCGGGGTGCGCCGCAACGACCAGCCGGGACACACGCAACGGATCTACAGTCTCGGCTACTCCTATCCGCTGAGCAAGCGCACCAACCTCTACACCTACGTCTCCTATCTGGACGGCGCCTGGTTCGACAGTGCGACCACGGGCGTGTCGGCCAGAGACTGGAGCGCGACACAATTCCTGATCGGGATGAGGCACAGCTTCTGA
- a CDS encoding ketopantoate reductase C-terminal domain-containing protein, which produces MQVDIVARPGRMRQTPHRSSMLQDLLAGKPLEIDAQSLAAQVWPRQTI; this is translated from the coding sequence GTGCAAGTCGACATCGTCGCGCGGCCGGGCCGCATGCGGCAGACGCCGCACCGGTCGTCGATGCTCCAGGATCTGCTTGCCGGCAAGCCTCTGGAGATCGATGCGCAGTCGCTCGCAGCACAGGTCTGGCCACGCCAGACAATTTGA